In one Sphingomonas sp. AP4-R1 genomic region, the following are encoded:
- a CDS encoding 3-oxoacid CoA-transferase subunit B, whose product MGWTRNEMAARAALELQDGWYVNLGIGIPTLVANYIPENVHVTLQSENGMLGMGPFPLAGTEDADLINAGKQTITEVPQTAYFDSATSFGMIRGGKIAMAILGAMEVAQNGDLANWMIPGKLVKGMGGAMDLVSGVKRVVVVMDHTSKAGESKILQACTLPLTGQAVVNRIITNFGVLDVVPGGLELIELAPGVDETTLRAATDATIVA is encoded by the coding sequence ATCGGCTGGACAAGAAACGAGATGGCCGCACGCGCTGCGCTGGAACTGCAGGATGGCTGGTATGTCAATCTCGGCATCGGCATCCCCACGTTGGTCGCGAATTACATTCCTGAGAATGTTCACGTCACCCTGCAGTCGGAGAACGGCATGCTGGGCATGGGCCCTTTCCCCCTGGCGGGAACGGAAGACGCCGATCTCATTAATGCCGGCAAGCAGACGATCACCGAGGTTCCCCAGACGGCCTATTTCGACAGTGCGACCAGCTTCGGCATGATCCGGGGCGGCAAGATCGCAATGGCCATCCTGGGCGCGATGGAGGTTGCGCAGAATGGCGACCTGGCGAACTGGATGATCCCCGGCAAGCTCGTGAAGGGCATGGGCGGGGCGATGGATCTCGTGAGCGGGGTGAAGCGCGTGGTTGTCGTCATGGACCACACCAGCAAGGCCGGGGAATCAAAGATCCTGCAGGCCTGCACGTTACCGCTTACAGGGCAGGCTGTCGTGAACCGGATCATTACCAATTTCGGTGTCCTTGACGTCGTTCCAGGTGGCCTCGAGCTGATTGAGCTGGCTCCCGGCGTCGATGAAACGACGCTTCGGGCAGCCACCGACGCAACGATTGTGGCGTGA